Proteins encoded in a region of the Gulosibacter sediminis genome:
- a CDS encoding alpha-ketoacid dehydrogenase subunit alpha/beta: MPRRRQLETNVPWVQLSTTAADWKRADPKLLGTMLSQLHLIRAFEEKVLELAGEGLVHGPAHSSIGQEGGAVGSIVGMRSADGVSGSHRGHHQFLAKALTHVSGGEIDPRELVSGEVRTVLQRTLAEILGLAQGYCRGRGGSMHLQWFEAGALGTNAIVGGGAPFAAGNAFAQKRAGTSDVTVNYFGDGASQIGSILETMNLAAAWELPVGFFIENNLYGVSTHVSEITKDTRLSIRGQGFSVPGWRVDGMDPLAVHLAMEEAIEHMRAGNGPVVVEAEVYRFFHQNGPYPGSAFGYRSKDEEREWRERDPLTKVAREMIALGLITDAEVERVRADAQAAMNDVAAELIEADPDKPGRNRIRPELWPETDFVNVGVRGDASELDGLTVAETESHAGAWRDVKFVDAVAQTMERRMEQDERIIVLGEDVHRLSGGTNGATKGLAKRWPERVLGTPISENAFAGLGGGAALDGRLRPVVEFMYPDFMWVAADQVFNQIGKARHMFGGDSAMPLVLRTKVAMGSGYGSQHLMDPAGIFATSPGWRIVAPSSAADYVGLMNAALALEDPVLVIEHVDLYAKADRVPEGDLDYILPPGRAAVRRSGADVTVVSYLSMVDHSLEAIEQTGIDGELIDLRWLDRASIDWDTIGESVRKTNAVLIVEQGSEGTSYGGWLADEIQRRFFDYLDQPVQRVTGQEASPSISKVLERAAIARTEEVVAGLERVRAGFGGTN, encoded by the coding sequence ATGCCGCGTCGTCGCCAATTAGAAACCAACGTCCCGTGGGTGCAACTCAGCACCACCGCGGCCGACTGGAAGCGGGCCGACCCCAAGCTGCTCGGCACGATGCTGAGCCAGCTCCACCTCATCCGCGCCTTCGAAGAAAAGGTGCTTGAACTCGCGGGAGAGGGCCTCGTGCACGGCCCCGCGCACTCGAGCATTGGCCAGGAAGGCGGTGCGGTCGGCTCGATCGTCGGCATGCGCTCGGCGGATGGGGTGAGCGGCTCGCACCGCGGGCACCACCAATTTCTCGCCAAGGCCCTGACGCATGTGTCGGGCGGCGAGATCGACCCGCGCGAGCTCGTGTCGGGGGAGGTGCGCACCGTGTTGCAGCGCACGCTCGCCGAGATTCTCGGGCTGGCGCAGGGCTACTGCCGCGGTCGTGGCGGCTCGATGCACCTGCAGTGGTTCGAGGCAGGCGCGCTCGGCACGAACGCGATCGTCGGCGGCGGCGCCCCGTTTGCCGCGGGCAACGCGTTCGCGCAGAAGCGCGCGGGCACGAGCGATGTCACCGTGAACTATTTCGGCGACGGCGCGAGCCAGATCGGTTCGATTCTCGAAACAATGAACCTCGCCGCGGCGTGGGAGCTGCCGGTTGGCTTCTTCATCGAGAACAACCTGTATGGTGTCTCGACGCACGTGTCGGAGATCACGAAGGACACCCGGTTGTCGATCCGTGGCCAGGGCTTTTCAGTGCCCGGCTGGCGCGTCGACGGCATGGATCCGCTCGCCGTGCACCTCGCGATGGAGGAGGCGATCGAGCACATGCGCGCGGGCAACGGCCCCGTCGTGGTCGAGGCCGAGGTCTACCGCTTCTTCCACCAGAATGGCCCGTACCCGGGCAGCGCGTTCGGCTACCGCAGCAAGGATGAGGAGCGCGAGTGGCGCGAGCGCGACCCGCTGACGAAGGTCGCGCGCGAGATGATCGCGCTCGGCTTGATTACCGACGCCGAGGTTGAGCGGGTGCGCGCGGATGCGCAGGCCGCGATGAACGACGTGGCGGCCGAGCTGATCGAAGCCGACCCCGACAAGCCCGGCCGCAACCGCATCCGCCCCGAGCTTTGGCCCGAGACCGACTTCGTGAATGTTGGCGTGCGCGGCGACGCGAGCGAGCTCGATGGGCTGACCGTTGCCGAGACCGAGTCGCACGCCGGCGCGTGGCGCGACGTGAAGTTTGTCGACGCCGTGGCGCAGACCATGGAGCGGCGGATGGAGCAGGACGAGCGCATCATCGTGCTCGGCGAGGACGTGCACCGGCTCAGCGGCGGCACGAACGGCGCGACGAAGGGGCTCGCGAAGCGCTGGCCCGAGCGCGTGCTCGGTACCCCGATTTCGGAGAATGCGTTCGCCGGTCTCGGCGGCGGCGCGGCGCTCGATGGGCGGCTGCGCCCCGTGGTCGAGTTCATGTATCCCGACTTCATGTGGGTCGCCGCTGACCAGGTGTTTAACCAGATCGGCAAGGCGCGGCACATGTTTGGTGGCGACTCGGCGATGCCGCTGGTACTGCGTACCAAGGTCGCGATGGGCTCGGGCTACGGCTCGCAGCACCTCATGGACCCGGCGGGCATTTTTGCGACCTCGCCCGGTTGGCGCATCGTCGCCCCGTCGAGTGCCGCAGATTACGTCGGACTCATGAACGCCGCGCTTGCGCTCGAGGACCCGGTGCTCGTCATTGAGCACGTTGACCTGTATGCGAAGGCCGACCGCGTGCCCGAGGGCGACCTGGATTACATCCTGCCGCCGGGTCGCGCCGCCGTGCGCCGCTCGGGCGCCGACGTGACCGTGGTCAGCTACCTCTCGATGGTCGATCACTCGCTCGAGGCGATCGAGCAGACCGGCATCGATGGCGAGCTCATCGACCTGCGCTGGCTCGACCGCGCCTCGATCGACTGGGACACGATCGGCGAGAGCGTGCGCAAGACCAACGCCGTGCTGATCGTTGAGCAGGGCAGCGAGGGCACCTCGTATGGTGGCTGGCTCGCCGATGAGATTCAGCGACGGTTCTTTGACTACCTCGACCAGCCCGTGCAGCGCGTCACCGGCCAGGAGGCGAGCCCGAGCATCTCGAAGGTGCTCGAGCGCGCCGCGATCGCGAGGACCGAGGAGGTCGTCGCCGGCCTCGAACGCGTCCGCGCCGGATTCGGAGGGACCAACTAA
- a CDS encoding dihydrolipoamide acetyltransferase family protein, producing the protein MPVLIRMPEISAGTESAAIAGWMVSVGDTLAPDDAIADIETDKATIEYAVEEGGTVAGFLAEIGDTVAVGTPIAVLAGDGESAADALAAAGSGADAGNTAAGSANARASVDDSVTDTTVPAVATATAASPEASCAAETSCSTGDGSRGETAPSVADPGDHIRRFASPIARRLARERGLDIAAITGTGPGGRIVRRDVEGALDSAQASTAAAPVAAGPAATAPAAASVSAPEREGVTRIPHTGMRRAIARRLTESKTTVPHYYLKADVRVDALLELRKQVNAANSETKISVNDFIMKAVAGALVEVPEANAIWTDDATERFDSVDIAVAVSIDAGLLTPVVRGVEQLSISALSGTIRELADRARDGKLRQHELEGGSFSVSNLGMYGVEEFAAIINPPHSGILAVGTASPRPVVTDSGIESATVMTVTLSADHRVMDGALAATWLAAFKRRVENPLTLLV; encoded by the coding sequence ATGCCCGTGCTCATTCGCATGCCTGAGATCTCCGCCGGCACCGAGTCGGCTGCAATTGCCGGCTGGATGGTGTCGGTCGGCGACACGCTCGCCCCCGACGACGCGATCGCTGACATCGAGACCGACAAAGCCACCATCGAATACGCCGTCGAAGAGGGCGGCACCGTCGCGGGCTTCCTCGCCGAGATCGGCGACACCGTCGCGGTCGGCACCCCCATCGCCGTGCTGGCCGGCGACGGCGAGTCCGCAGCGGATGCGCTCGCGGCGGCTGGCAGCGGCGCCGACGCCGGTAACACCGCGGCTGGATCCGCAAACGCCAGGGCTTCTGTTGACGACTCTGTGACTGACACCACAGTTCCCGCAGTTGCTACAGCGACTGCAGCATCTCCGGAGGCCTCGTGCGCGGCAGAAACAAGCTGCTCGACTGGTGACGGGTCGCGAGGAGAGACGGCACCTTCGGTCGCTGACCCGGGCGACCACATCCGCCGCTTCGCGAGCCCGATTGCGCGCCGTCTCGCGCGCGAACGCGGCCTCGACATCGCAGCGATTACCGGCACTGGTCCCGGCGGTCGTATCGTTCGCCGTGATGTCGAAGGGGCGTTGGATTCGGCTCAGGCGTCGACGGCGGCAGCTCCTGTTGCGGCTGGTCCTGCAGCAACCGCACCCGCGGCAGCGTCTGTGTCTGCGCCCGAGCGCGAAGGCGTCACGCGCATCCCGCACACCGGCATGCGGCGTGCGATCGCGCGCCGGCTTACCGAGAGCAAGACGACGGTGCCGCACTATTACCTCAAGGCCGACGTGCGGGTCGATGCCCTGCTCGAACTGCGCAAGCAGGTGAACGCCGCGAACTCCGAGACGAAGATCTCGGTGAACGACTTCATCATGAAGGCCGTCGCGGGGGCACTCGTTGAGGTACCGGAGGCGAATGCGATCTGGACGGACGACGCCACCGAGCGCTTCGACTCGGTCGACATCGCGGTCGCGGTCTCGATCGATGCCGGCCTGCTCACGCCCGTCGTGCGCGGCGTCGAGCAGCTGAGTATCAGCGCCTTGAGTGGAACGATCCGCGAACTCGCGGATCGCGCTCGCGACGGCAAGCTGCGCCAGCACGAGCTCGAGGGTGGCAGCTTCTCGGTGTCGAACCTCGGCATGTACGGCGTCGAAGAGTTCGCGGCGATCATCAACCCCCCGCACTCGGGCATCCTCGCCGTGGGCACTGCCTCGCCGCGCCCCGTGGTGACCGACTCCGGAATCGAGTCGGCCACCGTCATGACCGTCACCCTCTCGGCCGACCACCGCGTTATGGATGGTGCCCTCGCCGCCACCTGGCTCGCCGCCTTCAAGCGCCGAGTCGAGAACCCGCTGACGCTGCTCGTATAG
- a CDS encoding HNH endonuclease signature motif containing protein, producing the protein MASTRHRPDGTTPDPEYDDLTERTRRFTTGYLDYNQQRRHADVGEIRMLAVAYDIAAEHTRRDTTAGAHLISDEHRLHSHLRSIVGTAGIRTNDSDLTLANRAHDAHHLTTAFPAWMTALDDGTVTLRHATALLRYANKVNDDRRDDYGTKVLDYAAKHTPGQTDTYAKKLAARLNSADFETAFERAYQDRTVTIQDLDDGMSILSATIPTVAAHAGYDLLSKQATQLRDDHHDDAKAYRARVREAQAAGEELSPEDAAFIDDPRTVAQLRADVFIETLLTSTPQSILESVAKGKPRVQATVSIIVPITTLLDPDAPRDIATIDGMEPISAFEARQIAGTVTCFDRILTDPITGHVLTVDTRTATPQMRKFLQARDHTCRFPGCRRPAHRSDLDHTVPWAAGGATNVDNQAHLCRRHHTQKHQHPWRVRHLGGGVLEWTSPTGDIFITRPEPPGPIFKPVDGLVYDPAVDPAPF; encoded by the coding sequence ATGGCATCCACCCGGCACCGACCCGATGGCACCACCCCCGACCCCGAATACGACGACCTCACCGAACGCACCAGGCGTTTCACCACCGGTTATCTCGACTACAACCAGCAGCGCCGCCACGCCGACGTCGGCGAGATCCGCATGCTGGCGGTCGCCTACGACATCGCCGCCGAACACACCCGCCGCGACACTACCGCGGGCGCGCACCTCATCTCCGACGAACACCGCCTCCACTCCCACCTCCGATCCATCGTCGGCACCGCCGGCATCCGCACCAACGACAGCGACCTCACCCTCGCCAACCGCGCCCACGACGCCCACCACCTCACCACCGCCTTCCCTGCCTGGATGACCGCGCTCGACGACGGCACCGTCACCCTCCGCCACGCCACCGCGCTGCTGCGCTACGCGAATAAGGTCAACGACGACCGACGCGATGACTACGGCACGAAGGTCCTCGACTACGCGGCGAAGCACACGCCAGGGCAGACCGACACCTACGCCAAGAAACTCGCGGCACGCCTCAACTCCGCCGACTTCGAAACCGCGTTCGAACGTGCCTACCAAGACCGCACCGTCACCATCCAAGACCTCGACGACGGCATGTCGATCCTCTCCGCGACCATCCCCACCGTCGCCGCACACGCGGGCTACGACCTGCTCAGCAAACAAGCCACCCAACTGCGCGACGACCACCACGATGACGCCAAAGCGTACCGCGCCCGCGTTCGCGAGGCGCAAGCAGCCGGGGAGGAACTCTCCCCGGAGGATGCCGCGTTCATTGACGATCCGCGCACCGTCGCACAACTCCGCGCCGATGTGTTCATCGAGACGCTCCTCACCTCGACGCCGCAAAGCATCCTCGAATCCGTCGCGAAGGGGAAACCCCGCGTGCAGGCGACGGTGAGCATCATCGTCCCGATCACCACGCTGCTCGACCCAGATGCGCCGCGCGATATCGCGACCATCGACGGGATGGAACCCATCAGCGCCTTCGAAGCCCGCCAAATCGCGGGCACCGTGACCTGCTTCGACCGCATCCTCACCGACCCGATCACCGGGCACGTGCTCACCGTCGATACCCGCACCGCGACTCCGCAAATGCGGAAGTTCTTGCAAGCGCGCGACCACACCTGCCGGTTCCCCGGCTGCCGCCGCCCCGCGCACCGCAGCGACCTCGACCACACAGTGCCCTGGGCCGCTGGCGGCGCGACGAACGTCGATAACCAAGCGCACCTGTGCCGCCGACATCACACCCAGAAACATCAACACCCGTGGAGAGTGCGGCACCTCGGCGGCGGCGTCCTCGAATGGACCTCACCAACCGGCGACATCTTCATCACCCGGCCCGAACCACCCGGGCCGATCTTCAAACCCGTCGATGGACTCGTCTACGACCCCGCCGTCGATCCCGCACCCTTCTGA